The Aspergillus luchuensis IFO 4308 DNA, chromosome 4, nearly complete sequence DNA window GATTTAACAATCACAGCTGATGCCCCAATTGGAGGCAATGAGCAGTTTTATCCCGCTGTCAAGATGGAGGGCTCGCTGCATGCCCTCAATAGTTTCGACGAGCTCAAGAGACTTCGGATTCCCCTGGCATTCCTCGTAGGGTTTGTCGAAGACACAACAAAGAGATTGCAGGATGTGGTCCCAAGGAATATCGAATTCCTAACCATTACGGACGAGTTAGGTCTACAGAATGACGGTGGAGATTATAATAGTGATTGGCCGATCTATGAATGGACGGATTCTGCCGTTCTGACCTTGCTTCGGACATGGCTGGAGGATTGGAGATCCTGCACGCCTCATCTTCGTGGAATATCTATCTTGTTCGACTATATAGAGGCAAACAGTGGGGAATGGCCCCCCGGACTTGAGGCACCAACTCATGGATCTAGGTGCGCAAGCTGGAGTCTCCCTCGACTTAATCGAATGGAAACGCGACTGGTAAAACTTTATCATACATCCAGAGCCACTAGACCATATGGCACAGAGCCACCCTAAATTATGACCGTTAATCCTTTTAtttttgctgttgctgctcgtATCAGGAGAGTAGCATAACTGGATCTGGCTCCTCTTCTCTATGCCACCCGCGATCTCACTCAGACTGAACTCTTTGAACTCTTTGTTAGCATCTACGACTTCAATGCCGTACTCCTGAACAAATGTGCTACATCCGAATTTTTCCTATGAAAATATCGATTAGCACCCAGCCACCAGAATTCTAGGAAGGAGTCGAAGGGTAATCATGCATCCACTCACTCCTTTATTATCCGTACAAGGATCAGTCCTTTTACCTCCCACAATAGTAGCAACCCTTGGCTTTTGGGAACTTAAAGACTTGCCCGGATGCACCAAGTAGTACAAATGAGCCGCCATTTCCTCACCACACTTGCCCTCATTTTTATGGATCGACTCTTTCCCAAAATCCCTCCGCCAAGTAACTTGACACCGCTCCAGAGCCTTAGCAACAGGGGTATCCGTATAATAATACGAGAACGACTCGCCTTTCTGCGACGAAGCGAGTATGAGTTCGTGATCGAATGCAAGGACTGTCATAGCTTtgcttctctgcctcttAGGGATCCCGTAAGCTTCCTGGTTTGCTTGCATCTCATTGTATCCCGTGAGTGCGATCTGCCAAAGCTGCTCATCCTCGATACCATTCGTCTCATCGTTGACCAGTCCCTTGAACTTGAGATGGCTGCTGAAGACCCAATTTCGGATTTACCGTTGAGTCCTTTGGATCCACGTTTGGCCAGGTCCTTGCGAAGTTCAGATCAAGTTTGATGCCTAGGGCTGTGTCACCTTCTTTTGCGTAGTCTTTTTCGCCATCATTGATGTCATAGGCTGCGTTAACCAGGGAGTTGAATGCGAAGAGAATGAGTAGGAGGAAGTGGGAGAGACGGGGGATTGATATCCCTCTTTTAATGTCCTGTTTGGAGGTATCTTGGTCAACAAGGAAATATGATGGTGAGAGAGGAGTTCTCCTACTTGGAATTTCATGATAATCGGATTTGAATTCAGAATATTTGAACCTACAGATGCATTTAATCATGGGGTTCTAACAATCCCAGTGGTTTTAAACCACCTACAGTGTTTTCGCTACACCTGCCTGTTCTCATCGTAGAAGACTCATCTCTGCGCTACAATAGGCTAACTTCTACTGCAGTAGTATAGGCCCCATAGCCATCAAATCTTGCAGATTATTCTTCACACTAGCAATGTACGAtagcttgcttgctggggcTATACAGGGCGGAGTTACTCGGAAGCGTTGTACTTTGGCGCATATCGTAGTAATTGATCGTTTTCCGTTGAAACTAGCGCAGGGTCGACCCAGGCAGTGGGATACCTAGGGATGAGCCTCACATGAGGAAGATTAGGGTTAACTAAATAAGCCATATAATGTACCCATGCAGAATAGAAGCACTCGAGGCATACGGTAGTAGCTTTTGTCGCAAAGCTTCAACATCCGAGGCTCGATTGGCATTGGAAACCATGAAGAGTTACCTAATCTGAGTCACTACTTTGATATCCCATCTAAGGGTCCCATTCATCTTGAGATAATTGACGATGCTAACCCAGTAATGGTTAATGAACACCTCCAGACACGGCCTATGAGAGGACAAACGGAGAGACAAATCACTATATCGCAGGGATATTCGATCCACTTTTAAGATTCCCCTACGCTACTAAGTATTTTCTGTAGACGGTGGATCATCAAGAATTGTCCGATATGGGTTGATTGGACGCCTATGCCCTAAGGCTGTTCGCGATAGCAGTGCTGGAATTACAGTCCTTGGAATCCGATGAGATTAGCTGGATGGATATGGAGTTTAGGGCAGCGCTAGTTCAGGACCAGGACTGTCAATAAGAGCTAGATTGAACTATCGATTCTGTGTTTTACCTTATCCGTGGACCCTGGATTGCTATCAAGTGGGACTGCACAAGCTTCGGCCCTGTCAGAGTCTCGGAAATTTCCACCACATGTGGGTTCTAATCTCGGGTTCTTTTCGGGAATACCACTCCCATCATTCAACCAGTCTGATGTCTACAATGTGCAGAATTGTTCTCTGGACCCCCCGGAAGAAGTTTCCTATTATCTAATCTACCTACAGATTGCTTCAGCGGGTCTCGGGGGGTCTTTTGATGTCTAGTGGCCCGGTGGCATAGCAGACGATTTTTTTTTGGCACTCTGTCACTAAATTCGTTGACCTATCTACAGAATCTATGTGTTAGATAATCGTTGATGCTTTCTCCTATGGTCATTAGATGATGCAATATAGTACCTGGtaagaaaaaggaaggacaTGTCTGACAAGATTGGCAAGTTGGAAGTCTCCGAAAGTCTGTGGACAAAACTAATGAATCTCATAAGCACCGCAAGAGTACTGATACTATGTCTTTCTATTGGTAAGCTCATGTATAGCTGTGTCTCAGTTGAGCAGCTAGCACCAGTCCAGCTTGATAGCTTCGAGATCGGTGAACCGAAACAATGACAATGTCTCTTCCACAAAGCACCGCATCGAACAATTACAATACACTATACGGCCCGGTGGACCTTTGACTCCTCAGTATATCTCGCCAGACCTTCCAAGATGTGAGGAAAGGACCAAAGTAGATTGGTCTTCTTTtcgtggaagatgatgggatgtGAAAGTCCACCAGCGCACCATACAACTCGACTAGATCATGGCCCATGTAATAAGTTATTAGAAGTTCCTCTATGCCCTTTATAAGTTTTGAATAGTTCTTGAATATCTGTGaagtctctcttcttcttctttttcttttcttctttcccagcCCCTACCCTGCCTAGCTTCTTTATTTGCAATGCACACGCAACCATGGCATGGCCTAGCGGCCATTGTCACCATCGGCAGTTGCGTTATTGCAAGTCCTCTTGCACCCTGGGAACTGCGTGGAAATGCAAGCATGCAATCTGCACACTTGATGGGCATTAGAGATACAGACGACTTTGATCCGGTCGAACTTTCTCACATAACAAAGCTGGCTGCTATCGGCGACTCCTATTCGGCCGGAATAGGTGCTGGAAGTCGACTTGGAAATATTGGCGAAGCGCTCAACTCGAAGAGTAGTAAGTTACTTCCTCGATTTAAAAGCTGTTTCGAAGCGTGAACTGATGGGTCTGTCAAAAATACACAGATTGGGCTTGCAGTCGCTATGATCAGGCGTATCCTGTTCTTATCAATAATGATGAACGCCTGGGAGATCCATCAACAAGAACCTTCCAATAAATCTTGCTCTGGTGCAGTCATTTCCGATGTCATCAACGATCAGATCCCTAACCTCAATGGGGACCAGCAAGTTATCTTGCTATCAGCTGGTATGGCCAGAcgtcatctatctatctcccttttctttctgcatATCCAACTAACATCTATATTGCCCTAGGCGGTAACGATGCTGAACTCTCCAACATCCTTAATCAGTGCATTTATCAATGGGCCGTATTGAACCCCACCCAGGTCTTAGTAGCCAAGGCCGCTGCCCTTGCCAACTTGGAATATGGTTGGATGGCGGATATCGATTGGGATGCATTGGCCCGTGGCTGCGATGGACAGCTGGAACATACAAATCGTCTCATTAATGCAGATGCCTTCAGCAAGAGCTTGGACAACGTCATTGCGgcggcaaagaaaaagctAGGATCAAAGTGAGTACCAGCAATACCCTAATTCGGAAGCTTGATTCTAACTGTAAGGCAGTGGTATGATCTACTACACGGGGTAAGATGCCATGTTGTTTCATCGTCCCCAGCAATCACTAAGAAGCGTGATGCAGTTATGCCAAATTCTGGGCCGAAGATCTATCACCTGCGTGCGATAAGGTTAGCTGGTCAACCTGGATTCATGTGAGTGAAACTCAATATCTTCTCCAGTAATAGCCAGAGAGATACTGATTGCCCATGACAGAATCTCTACAACTTATTTCAGGATACAGAGACACTGACAAGTGCTCATCGCAAAACAATGAATGACCTCGTGGATTCCGTCAATAAGAAGATTGTTGGTTTGTTTCACCCACCCCTTGTCGGGTAAAGCTGATGctaattttctatttttgcAGTCGTCTGCAGTAGAAAGAGCCGGCGCGCAGGTCAAATTTGTCGATTATGACTCTTATGTTGGCTATTTCAACGGCCGATTTTGTGAAGCCGGTGTCGATAAATCGACGTCAGATAGCAACACAAGGTGGGTGCTCAAAGTCCACCACGAATGGAAAATAGCCTAGCCATCGTATAGACTGACATGACATACAGAGAGGGTCTAATGTTTTACGAGCTAAACACGTGGGATCCCATCGGCTCTAATCCTCACAAACGAAGCCAAGACCGTCCCCTAGAGGGAACATTTGAGGGCTCTGTGAATGAATATGCGGAGATTACCAAACTCCTCGATCCGGACGCTCAGTTTTCCAAACAGACCTCGGTGTCCGACGATACTACTGATATGACTCTTGTGGAGTCGAAACTATCTCTCAGTGCTGTGTCCGAATCTTCTGATATCGAAGTTCCGAATGTGCTGCCAGACGGGTAAGAAGCTCTTCACCTTGTTCGCGGAacgtgttgttgatggattcCTGACGACTAAACTATCTTTTAATTCAGATACGGACGTGTTTTCCATCCCCAAATTCAGCTTCATGAGCTTATTGCCAATTTAGTCATCTATGAGATGACCAACAAGAACGAGATGGACAATGGGTATCCGGAAATTCCAGAGAAATTCACTTTCGACTCATGCCCTTGGACACCGGCAGAcgtcgacgatgacgaaTCAATGGATGCAGGAGGTCAACAGATTGCTTTGGCATCGTACATCAATCCATTATCCGACCCCACTGCATGGACTCGGATGATCGACTACCCATCCGACAAGGTGACCGTTCTGGTTGCCAACGTCCTCAACGGACCGGATACGACTGTGGATGAGGATTGGGAGAAGGTCATCTCCCGGGCCAATGCAGCGGGTAAACGAGTTCTCGGCTATGTGCGTACAGGGTATCTTGGCCTGAGCCAAGATCAATTCCAGACTCGACTGGGTTCGAGCGGTCTGGCCGACTGGGTCTCACAGATCCAGACCGATGTCGAACTGTGGTACACGTTATACCCTGGCATGATTGGCGGTATATTCTTCGACGAAGGGTGGAACCAATGCGGCGACGACAATGTATATTCAGATCTGTATCGGTTTATCACTGACTATACGAAGCGCATGCACCCAGGAGCCTTTACCGTCCTCAATCCCGGGGCTACTATGCCACAGTGTTTCGAGCATAGGTATGTAGTATATCCCCTTGCTAGAAACATAAGAAGATTTCGCTAACAATGGTCAACAGCGCCGACACACTCATGACTTTCGAGAACAGCTACGATACATACATGAACAACTACTCACCAAATCCTGACTGGACACCTAGCGATCCGCGTAAGCTCTGGCACATTATCTACAATGTCCCCTCAGACAGTGTGGGCAAGGTTGCTGAGCTGGCCCTGAAGCGCGGAGCTGGCCTGATCCATATCACCAACGACAACCTCCCCAATCCGTATGATACCCTCCCTGATGATGACTACATGCAGGTCATCATGAGCGCCCTTGAAAGTGGCAAACCGGCCATTTCCAGTCCCACCGCGTATGAAAAGAACGGCCAGTCTGCATCTGCTCCCAGTTCATTAGCAGTGACCGCCTCAGATTACTCCTCCGTGAGTCTGAGCTGGGGAGCTAGTTCCCCTGCTCCCTATGCGTACTCGATCTATCAGAATGGGAAAGAAGTGGCCCGTCTACCGGGCAGCATGACCAAGGTTTCCATCGGCAACATCGATCACGGTACCTCCATTACCTTCACCGTGAGGGCTATCGGGTCCGGGGGGAGCGCGTCGGGTGATTCAAACTCGGTCGAGGCAACGACGCTTGAGTTACCGGAAAACCAGCCCGTCACCAACGTAAAGAGCAGCTCGACCGCTACAAAAACTACGGTCCAGGCCGATATCCTAATTCCCTTTGCTTTCCAACGCGTCTTCTTGACCGACCCGGACACCGCCTGCGAGATGCCGGCGTGGCCCATCAACTACAATCTCGGCAATTACATTTGCACACACTACATGGTTGAGAGCGGAACTCTGTTCAAATACAGTGGTGCCGAATTGCCGGCCGGACAGACCAATTATCCCTGGGCGTGGACCTCGATGGGCACTGTCCCCATCTCTCGGAGTGGCTACACCTGGACGTGGGAGCTTCCCATCGGATCTGATACTGTGGACACGAACTACTTTGTCGTTGAGGCACAGGGATATGGACCCCTGACCAATGTCTTCCACCCATGCCCCAGTACCTGGGACGATGCCACCCTCAGCAGCGGAGCCTACTGCACGGGCAACTCACCGTACGATTGCAAAGGCGCGACACTCTGCAGTACTTTGAATGTCAAGTGGTGCGACAAGACTGTCAACCAGATGAATCGTGGCTCGACACTCTATACTGCCAACGCAGAGGCCCTCGCGCTGTCTGGTAACTGCTGGGCCAATTGGGAGCAGTTCGGCTGCTCGGTGAAGATCCGTGGCAAGGACGAGAACGGAAAGGACTGTACAATTACCGGCGATGAGATGTGGGAGGCCTATCAAGATATCCGCAAAATTGGCGGGTGCAAAAATTGTGGCAGCAAGCACTTTGGGAATGGCTGCCTGGTCAGCGTAGATTACTACTATGGATGTGATAATCGGGATTCTGGAGTAAACGCGATAGACGTTTGAGAAGCTGGAGTTAGATAACAGAATTTACTTGAATATATGCAGCATAtagatttagatataattgaCTTCTAACGTTCTACCTTATCCTGTGGATATATGAGAGTTGCATACTTCGAAACCGTGCCAAGCTAGGCAGGCACGTATCAATTGTGACAATAGCCAACGTTGGTGGATAACTGCTTCCTACTACTCACAAAAGTGTCATATTGATGGCTCGCAACCAGGCAATAACAGTGGAAGTATCACCTGGAGTTTTGCTAGATTGATTTCACCACTATTCAAACTCCTATTGTCGATTGTCCTTGAAACAGTGATTGACAATGAACACAAGTAAATGAGACAATGGGAACAGACAAATAGTTTGCTCCAATCTCACCCATTGGATCCTACTTACATTTATTTGTGCCATGCTCCTGTGATATACCCACGCTACTTAGTCTCTTCATTCTAGCGATCTCATACTATCCTTTGATGTCGAATATGTCCGAGCAGACAAATCTCGGAACTATTAATTCTTTCCATAAACAGCAAGACCACCAACGATGTGGTAGAGAAACAAACAAACGAGCAAACATATTCACTGTACCGACACTAAAAGGGCAGGTGAGAGTGACTGTAGTCCTTCTTCACTTTGGGTGATAAATGTTTACTGATTGATCCGTGGTTCGTTCACAGGAGAGATAGCCCAAACACAACACGTTCCTTGACCAGGGTGTCCGGCATCAAATGACAATTCATCAACCAGAAAAATGAACTTTTCTCACTCAACAGTATCAATATGACCCAGATAATCACCAGAGCCATCAAAAACCAGATACAATTCAACTATTCCTATCCCCAATACCTCCAAAAAAGctacaccaccgccgccaactAGACATACACAACTATAAGATCTATACTATCAGATATGCAACCTCAAGTCAAAGGCAAAAACCAAcacgaaagagaaagagaaagagaaagagaagccccaagcacaagcacaagcACCACCCCCCGACCTCAAGCCCATCCCAACCCAGACACCActcccacctccaccaccaggcGCCGTCCCACCCCGTTTCCTTCACACCTCCCAAGACCTATCGTCCCTCACCCAGCGTCCAGcagaggaagcagaagaagaacccttccaccaccacggcccgAACAACTAGCACGACCACTTCCACGTCACCGTCTCGactcccccatcccatcacgACTTCCCCAAAGGACCTCAACATCTACCACCATAGAACAGCCCACACCGCCACGTACACGCCTCGAACCGATATATGGAGCCCAATCATACGCCTACTGGCTTGGAAGACTCGTGACCGTCCACAACGCCATACTTTACGCAGACTTATTCAATGCACCGGATCCCGTGACGGGAATTCGCCCACCAAGTGTGTTCTCGCTGGCCGTGTCAAGGCATGGGTATTCCCAGCGGGCAGCGG harbors:
- a CDS encoding uncharacterized protein (CAZy:GH135;~COG:S;~EggNog:ENOG410PQH7;~InterPro:IPR029167,IPR003961,IPR013783,IPR036116, IPR021986;~PFAM:PF12138,PF15474;~SECRETED:SignalP(1-21);~go_function: GO:0005515 - protein binding [Evidence IEA]), giving the protein MHTQPWHGLAAIVTIGSCVIASPLAPWELRGNASMQSAHLMGIRDTDDFDPVELSHITKLAAIGDSYSAGIGAGSRLGNIGEALNSKSIAMIRRILFLSIMMNAWEIHQQEPSNKSCSGAVISDVINDQIPNLNGDQQVILLSAGGNDAELSNILNQCIYQWAVLNPTQVLVAKAAALANLEYGWMADIDWDALARGCDGQLEHTNRLINADAFSKSLDNVIAAAKKKLGSNGMIYYTGYAKFWAEDLSPACDKVSWSTWIHNLYNLFQDTETLTSAHRKTMNDLVDSVNKKISSAVERAGAQVKFVDYDSYVGYFNGRFCEAGVDKSTSDSNTREGLMFYELNTWDPIGSNPHKRSQDRPLEGTFEGSVNEYAEITKLLDPDAQFSKQTSVSDDTTDMTLVESKLSLSAVSESSDIEVPNVLPDGYGRVFHPQIQLHELIANLVIYEMTNKNEMDNGYPEIPEKFTFDSCPWTPADVDDDESMDAGGQQIALASYINPLSDPTAWTRMIDYPSDKVTVLVANVLNGPDTTVDEDWEKVISRANAAGKRVLGYVRTGYLGLSQDQFQTRLGSSGLADWVSQIQTDVELWYTLYPGMIGGIFFDEGWNQCGDDNVYSDLYRFITDYTKRMHPGAFTVLNPGATMPQCFEHSADTLMTFENSYDTYMNNYSPNPDWTPSDPRKLWHIIYNVPSDSVGKVAELALKRGAGLIHITNDNLPNPYDTLPDDDYMQVIMSALESGKPAISSPTAYEKNGQSASAPSSLAVTASDYSSVSLSWGASSPAPYAYSIYQNGKEVARLPGSMTKVSIGNIDHGTSITFTVRAIGSGGSASGDSNSVEATTLELPENQPVTNVKSSSTATKTTVQADILIPFAFQRVFLTDPDTACEMPAWPINYNLGNYICTHYMVESGTLFKYSGAELPAGQTNYPWAWTSMGTVPISRSGYTWTWELPIGSDTVDTNYFVVEAQGYGPLTNVFHPCPSTWDDATLSSGAYCTGNSPYDCKGATLCSTLNVKWCDKTVNQMNRGSTLYTANAEALALSGNCWANWEQFGCSVKIRGKDENGKDCTITGDEMWEAYQDIRKIGGCKNCGSKHFGNGCLVSVDYYYGCDNRDSGVNAIDV